Proteins encoded in a region of the Mucispirillum schaedleri ASF457 genome:
- a CDS encoding EFR1 family ferrodoxin (N-terminal region resembles flavodoxins. C-terminal ferrodoxin region binds two 4Fe-4S clusters.), translated as MDIQKSKSIFFSPARKTGNILSLFVSSLGYDAEKYNITSYKKRDISVEFSSNEIAVFAYPVYGGRVPYIMSEQLKKIKADNTPAVIIAVYGNRAYEDALLEMQNILSEKGFIVIAAAAFIANHSIMTKVAVNRPDEKDNEKIKDFADKVKNKIKNINNISNEKKLNLYGSFPYREYNGIPLKPKGDSKCTACGACVQNCPVNAIMAENPKVTDKTKCITCMGCAAICPQNARHLNKILHFLSEIPFKKKHGARKEPDIFI; from the coding sequence ATGGATATTCAAAAATCAAAATCAATATTTTTCAGCCCTGCAAGAAAAACAGGTAATATTCTTTCACTTTTTGTATCAAGTCTTGGCTATGATGCAGAAAAATATAATATTACAAGCTATAAAAAGCGAGATATATCAGTAGAATTTTCATCAAATGAAATAGCTGTTTTTGCATACCCTGTATATGGGGGCAGAGTGCCTTATATTATGTCAGAACAACTTAAAAAGATAAAAGCAGATAATACACCTGCTGTTATAATAGCAGTTTATGGCAATAGAGCTTATGAAGATGCACTTTTAGAAATGCAGAATATCTTATCAGAAAAAGGGTTTATTGTAATTGCAGCAGCTGCTTTTATTGCAAACCACTCTATTATGACAAAAGTAGCAGTAAATAGACCAGATGAAAAAGATAATGAAAAAATAAAAGATTTTGCTGATAAAGTGAAAAATAAAATAAAGAATATTAATAATATATCAAATGAAAAGAAACTTAATCTTTACGGCAGCTTTCCATATAGAGAATATAACGGCATACCATTAAAACCAAAAGGGGACAGCAAATGCACTGCATGTGGAGCATGTGTACAAAACTGCCCAGTAAATGCAATTATGGCAGAAAATCCAAAAGTGACAGATAAAACAAAATGTATTACATGTATGGGCTGTGCTGCAATATGTCCGCAGAATGCAAGACATTTAAATAAAATACTGCATTTCCTTTCTGAAATACCATTTAAGAAAAAACATGGAGCCAGAAAAGAGCCGGATATATTTATATAA
- a CDS encoding cytidylate kinase family protein, with protein MSKSLFIERLIVSIFGLFLMSLGISFAVRSNLGITPISCPPYVLSHYFTNYTLGQLTVGMHITMIIAQVIILRKDFPKSQYSQTLVSFLFGFLIDGSMWLTQSITAPNYLVQILYVLLGSLLVSIGIIFEVTPKLLYLAGDGLMITVARVLNRPFGQIKVVFDITLVSFSIMAGLLLLNHIIGVREGTIISAVLVGIIIAKLNPVISPFILRFLERREKHKDKVQGYNIITIGRELGSGGREIGQKLAKKLGWKFIDREFIRDAVIKSGLSGDFVERNDQQMTSAEKLLRYISMDNIFNDENLSDNDKLFIAQSKIIKDAALKGRCVIVGRCADVVLYDCDSCFNIFISADKEFAKKRVAEEFKLTEDEAVKYIDKINHLRSNHYNYYTGRTWGEPSRYDMYIKSSSLGVDRAVDAVYNAVKQNK; from the coding sequence ATGAGTAAATCTTTATTTATTGAAAGATTAATTGTGTCTATTTTTGGCTTATTTTTAATGTCGTTAGGTATATCTTTTGCAGTTCGCAGTAATCTTGGAATTACACCTATATCCTGCCCGCCTTATGTGTTAAGCCACTATTTCACAAACTACACATTAGGGCAGTTAACTGTTGGCATGCATATTACAATGATTATTGCTCAAGTTATTATTTTAAGAAAAGATTTCCCAAAATCTCAATATTCTCAAACACTTGTAAGTTTTTTATTTGGCTTTTTAATAGATGGCTCTATGTGGCTTACTCAGTCAATAACAGCACCAAATTATCTGGTGCAGATTTTATATGTGCTTTTAGGCTCACTGCTTGTATCAATAGGTATTATATTTGAAGTAACACCAAAGCTCTTATATTTAGCAGGTGATGGTTTAATGATAACAGTTGCAAGAGTGCTAAACAGACCTTTTGGTCAAATAAAAGTAGTATTTGATATAACTCTTGTATCATTTAGTATAATGGCAGGTTTACTGCTGCTTAATCACATAATAGGTGTGAGAGAAGGAACTATAATTTCTGCAGTTTTAGTTGGCATTATCATAGCAAAACTTAATCCTGTAATAAGTCCATTTATATTAAGGTTTTTGGAAAGGCGTGAAAAACATAAAGATAAAGTGCAGGGATATAATATTATTACAATAGGCAGAGAGCTTGGCAGCGGTGGCAGAGAAATAGGGCAGAAACTTGCAAAAAAATTAGGCTGGAAATTTATTGACAGGGAGTTTATAAGAGATGCAGTTATAAAAAGCGGGCTTTCTGGTGATTTTGTAGAGCGTAATGACCAGCAGATGACATCAGCTGAAAAATTACTTAGATATATATCAATGGATAATATATTTAATGATGAAAACTTATCAGATAATGACAAACTTTTTATTGCTCAAAGCAAAATAATAAAAGATGCAGCATTAAAAGGCAGATGTGTTATTGTGGGACGATGTGCTGATGTGGTGCTTTATGACTGTGACAGCTGCTTTAATATATTTATTTCAGCTGATAAAGAATTTGCAAAAAAACGAGTAGCAGAAGAGTTTAAATTAACAGAAGATGAAGCAGTAAAATATATTGATAAAATAAACCATCTTCGCAGCAACCACTATAATTACTATACAGGCAGAACATGGGGAGAGCCTTCAAGATATGATATGTATATAAAAAGTTCAAGTTTAGGTGTAGACAGAGCTGTAGATGCTGTATATAATGCTGTGAAACAAAATAAATAA
- a CDS encoding carbohydrate kinase family protein, with translation MKQHPLIVGIGELLWDKLPSGKQIGGAPANAVYHASCLGAESYAVSAVGKDKLGDELLEAISKTNMHTTIERVDYPTGLVHVTLNNGMPEYNIVENAAWDYIPLTDNALTLVKKADAVCYGTLASRNDISHNTIMTLLKHTNPSSLRLFDINLRAAYYSKQLITELMTYADIFKMNSDEAIILKNMLDINISDDDLCRMILEKYDLKYLIYTNGSLSSNIYTADRISTLKTPAVKVSDTIGAGDAFSGAFIYYILSGLSLEETHLMAVNTASFVCTQSGAWSKYPETMQKFI, from the coding sequence ATGAAACAGCATCCTTTAATAGTAGGAATAGGCGAGCTTTTATGGGATAAGCTGCCTAGTGGAAAACAAATTGGTGGAGCACCTGCCAATGCTGTATATCATGCATCATGCCTTGGAGCAGAAAGCTATGCTGTCAGTGCTGTTGGTAAAGATAAACTTGGTGATGAACTTTTAGAAGCAATTTCTAAAACAAATATGCATACAACTATTGAAAGAGTTGATTATCCAACAGGCTTAGTTCATGTTACTTTAAATAATGGTATGCCTGAATATAATATTGTAGAAAATGCTGCATGGGACTATATACCATTAACAGATAATGCACTTACTCTTGTTAAAAAAGCAGATGCAGTATGCTATGGCACGCTGGCAAGCAGAAATGATATATCTCACAATACAATTATGACTTTATTAAAGCATACAAATCCATCATCATTAAGGCTTTTTGATATTAATTTACGAGCAGCATATTATTCTAAACAGCTTATTACAGAGCTTATGACTTATGCTGATATTTTTAAAATGAATAGTGATGAGGCGATTATATTAAAAAATATGCTTGATATAAATATATCTGATGATGATTTATGCAGAATGATTTTAGAAAAGTATGATTTAAAATATTTAATATATACAAATGGCAGTTTAAGCTCAAACATATATACTGCTGACAGGATATCCACATTAAAAACACCAGCTGTTAAAGTAAGTGATACTATTGGGGCAGGTGATGCATTTTCTGGAGCATTTATTTATTATATTTTATCAGGTCTTTCTTTAGAAGAGACGCACCTTATGGCAGTAAATACTGCTTCATTTGTATGCACACAAAGCGGAGCATGGTCAAAATATCCAGAAACTATGCAGAAATTTATATAA
- a CDS encoding flagellin, with protein sequence MSTGMITNSNLFSLSSLVAAGRNQSDLSQSINRLSSGLRINTFMDDPSRMAISEKMRGFILGLQTSSQNAQDGISYLQTAEGAANEVSNMLQRMRELAVEGANGVYSANDRLEIQKEIDQLKEEIDRISETTQFNTKKLINGESSGAWNSGTDKISAVINGTVADGNYDINFNVKPGQNQVQSTQIFTLREGKLGAYVGSQGTTNIGQVSNPYNIQDTEEGSYSVTIQNPTDGGAAGAQMSSSMTFINSYQKNGSNMAFGSVTAVTTNESGYFMIEFTENSTNAAAGAGYRVKFISAENGEEGQWLDFTSVNGKLQGSYNSNGFNLNFEIPMLAGADTVNDGDKFLFSVTDSKGVANDDNLIANGGGALQISHNGVQGPVIVYNQPDSLTKPDDKDGIVDYNNVTVHTVTLDSKTGTFNAGEITLGFKENTGAAANGQTLSGTATIEVRKGGKAATSTTKLSELANFVDENGVELFAVTQELKIYGNNKNTTIYLEGDDTIQDVVDKITKAITQDLDMGSGLTEVDKKLISFNQTESTGFGVVPGTMILQSALTGKDGELSFIGSQKLMDALGLEVVQESSQNIQTITAKDNLTGVISGERVTSNSRVTDVIPGVDLIVDTRTGVDAYYNTGTGKIDFKPSSRLENQNLNLHIVDARTEIQIGTEKGEKLDVSLPALNTAALGIGNTNINTQDDAQRAITEIDNALTKVVSTRAKIGAYINRLNSTINTLATAEENTTSSESRIRDTDIARETTAMTTAQVAYQANIAILAQANQIPAIALSLLQA encoded by the coding sequence ATGTCAACAGGTATGATTACTAACTCAAATTTGTTTTCTTTATCAAGCTTAGTTGCTGCTGGTAGAAATCAGAGCGATTTAAGCCAGTCAATAAATAGACTTTCTTCAGGATTACGCATAAATACTTTTATGGATGACCCATCTCGTATGGCAATATCTGAAAAAATGAGGGGCTTTATTTTAGGTCTGCAAACTTCATCACAAAATGCACAAGATGGTATTTCATATCTTCAAACAGCAGAAGGTGCTGCAAATGAAGTATCTAATATGCTTCAAAGAATGAGAGAACTAGCAGTTGAAGGTGCAAATGGTGTTTATTCTGCTAATGACAGACTAGAAATTCAAAAAGAAATAGACCAGTTAAAAGAAGAAATTGACAGGATTTCTGAAACTACTCAATTTAACACTAAAAAACTTATTAATGGTGAATCAAGCGGTGCTTGGAACAGCGGCACAGATAAAATCAGTGCAGTTATTAATGGCACAGTAGCTGATGGCAACTATGATATTAATTTTAATGTAAAACCGGGTCAAAACCAAGTGCAGTCTACTCAAATTTTTACATTAAGAGAAGGTAAACTTGGTGCTTATGTAGGAAGCCAAGGCACTACAAATATAGGTCAGGTAAGCAATCCTTATAATATTCAAGATACAGAAGAAGGCAGCTATTCTGTAACAATTCAAAACCCAACAGATGGTGGTGCAGCTGGTGCACAGATGTCATCATCTATGACTTTTATTAACAGCTACCAAAAAAATGGCTCAAATATGGCTTTTGGCTCAGTTACTGCAGTTACTACAAATGAAAGTGGTTACTTTATGATAGAATTTACAGAAAACAGCACTAATGCAGCAGCTGGTGCAGGTTACAGAGTAAAATTTATTTCTGCAGAAAATGGTGAAGAAGGTCAGTGGTTAGATTTTACATCAGTAAATGGTAAATTACAAGGCTCATATAACTCTAATGGCTTTAACTTAAACTTTGAAATACCTATGCTTGCGGGAGCAGATACAGTAAATGATGGCGATAAATTCCTTTTTTCTGTAACTGATTCAAAAGGCGTTGCAAATGATGATAATTTAATTGCAAATGGCGGCGGTGCTTTACAAATCAGCCATAATGGAGTTCAAGGTCCTGTAATAGTTTATAATCAGCCTGATTCATTAACTAAACCAGATGATAAAGACGGCATAGTTGACTATAACAATGTAACAGTGCATACAGTAACATTAGACAGCAAAACTGGAACATTTAATGCTGGAGAAATTACATTAGGATTTAAAGAAAATACTGGTGCTGCTGCAAATGGTCAGACTTTATCAGGAACAGCAACAATAGAAGTCCGCAAAGGCGGTAAAGCTGCTACATCTACAACAAAACTTTCAGAGCTTGCAAACTTTGTAGATGAAAATGGTGTTGAGCTTTTTGCTGTAACTCAGGAATTAAAAATATATGGAAACAATAAAAATACTACAATCTATTTAGAAGGTGATGATACTATTCAAGATGTAGTAGATAAAATAACAAAAGCAATTACTCAAGACTTAGATATGGGCAGCGGTTTAACAGAAGTTGATAAAAAACTCATATCTTTTAACCAGACAGAAAGCACAGGGTTTGGTGTAGTTCCAGGAACTATGATACTTCAATCAGCTTTAACTGGCAAAGATGGCGAGCTTTCATTTATTGGAAGCCAAAAATTAATGGACGCACTCGGTCTTGAAGTTGTGCAGGAATCAAGCCAGAATATACAAACTATTACTGCAAAAGACAACTTAACTGGTGTAATATCAGGGGAAAGAGTAACAAGCAATTCAAGAGTAACAGATGTTATTCCCGGAGTTGATTTAATAGTTGATACAAGAACTGGTGTTGATGCTTATTATAATACAGGCACAGGCAAAATTGATTTTAAGCCAAGCAGCAGACTTGAAAACCAAAACTTAAATCTGCATATAGTTGATGCAAGAACAGAAATACAAATAGGCACAGAAAAAGGCGAAAAATTAGATGTATCTCTTCCAGCATTAAATACTGCAGCTTTAGGTATAGGCAATACAAACATTAATACTCAGGATGATGCTCAAAGAGCTATTACTGAAATAGATAACGCATTAACTAAAGTTGTATCAACAAGAGCAAAAATTGGTGCATATATAAACAGATTAAACAGCACAATAAATACTCTTGCAACAGCAGAAGAAAATACTACATCAAGCGAATCTAGAATAAGAGATACTGATATAGCAAGAGAAACAACAGCAATGACTACTGCACAAGTTGCATATCAGGCAAATATTGCAATACTTGCACAGGCTAACCAAATACCTGCAATTGCTTTATCGCTTTTACAAGCATAA